In Pirellulales bacterium, the sequence TCGTCGCTTACTCGATCGCCGGTTCGATGAACGTCGACATGATGAAGGATGCGCTCGGCACCGACCAGAAGGGTAAGAAGGTGTTCCTCAAGGACATCTGGCCCTCGAACAAGGAAATCGCCGAGTTCACCGCGAAGAACGTCACCAAGAAAATCTTCTCCACCAAGTACGCCGACGTGTTCAAGGGCGATACGAGCTGGCGCAAGATCAGCGTCAAGGGCAGCCCCACGTATGCCTGGAACGACCGGTCGACCTACGTGCGCAACCCGCCTTACTTCGAAGGCATGACGAAAACGCCGAAGCCGCTCGAGGACATCGTCGACGCGCGCGTGCTGGCTCTGCTGCTCGACTCGATCACGACCGACCACATTTCTCCGGCCGGTTCGATCAAGGAAGCGAGCCCGGCGGGCGAATACCTGCGTGATCATCAGGTGCGTCCGAAGGACTTCAACCAGTTCGGCACGCGCCGCGGCAATCATGAAGTAATGATGCGCGGCACCTTCGCCAACATCCGGTTGAAGAACCAGATGCTGCCCGGCGTCGAAGGCGGCTTTTCGATGCACTACCCGTCGAAAGAGAAGGCGCCGATCTACGACGTCGCCATGCGTTACAAGGCCGAGAAGGTTCCGCTCGTCGTGTTCGGCGGCAAGGAATACGGCTCGGGCTCGTCGCGTGACTGGGCCGCCAAGGGCTCCGTGCTGCTGGGCATCCGCGCCGTGATTTGTCAGTCGTTCGAGCGCATCCATCGCTCGAACCTGATCGGCATGGGCGTCATGCCGCTGGTATTCGAAGAGGGTACCTCCTGGCAGACTCTGGGTATGAAGGGCGACGAGCAGGTCACGATCCGCGGCCTGCACGGCGAACTCAAGCCGCGGCAGAAGATGACTGCCGAGATCGTTTCCGGCGACGGAACGCTCAAGCGCGTGCCGCTGATCTGCCGGATCGATACGGCGGACGAGCTCGATTACTACAAGAACGGCGGTATTCTGCAGTACGTGCTTCGCCAATTGGCGAATTAACGGGGCCTTTGCCCACCACGACGCGATTGGCCACTCACCTCGAAGTGAGTGGCAGGTGATCGACAAGGCGCTTTATATGCGCCTCGCCGGGATGGGGGATTGTGGGGCCTGAATGAAC encodes:
- the acnA gene encoding aconitate hydratase AcnA yields the protein EAAKRVTVEDGKYDIGHGDVVIAAITSCTNTSNPGVMLAAGLLARKAAAKGLTAKPWVKTSLAPGSQVVGEYLEKAGLQKDLDKLGFNLVGYGCTTCIGNSGPLPPQNSKAINDGDLVAAAVLSGNRNFEGRVNPDVRANYLASPPLVVAYSIAGSMNVDMMKDALGTDQKGKKVFLKDIWPSNKEIAEFTAKNVTKKIFSTKYADVFKGDTSWRKISVKGSPTYAWNDRSTYVRNPPYFEGMTKTPKPLEDIVDARVLALLLDSITTDHISPAGSIKEASPAGEYLRDHQVRPKDFNQFGTRRGNHEVMMRGTFANIRLKNQMLPGVEGGFSMHYPSKEKAPIYDVAMRYKAEKVPLVVFGGKEYGSGSSRDWAAKGSVLLGIRAVICQSFERIHRSNLIGMGVMPLVFEEGTSWQTLGMKGDEQVTIRGLHGELKPRQKMTAEIVSGDGTLKRVPLICRIDTADELDYYKNGGILQYVLRQLAN